A region from the Desulfomonile tiedjei genome encodes:
- the cydB gene encoding cytochrome d ubiquinol oxidase subunit II, whose product MLETIWFLLWGVLWAVYFMLDGFDLGLGTLVPFISSNDTEKRIAYNAMGPVWDGNEVWLITAGGVTFAAFPTTYAVMFSALYTPLLLLLFALILRAVALEFRGKSDNPAWQKLWDVCLFLGSFLPALLLGVAFANIFRGIPIDAEGDFHGNLLTLLNPYGLLGGILFVLLFLVHGSLWLAIKAEAPLEDRAGKAAGGIWWVLLVVAVIFLGATWFATNLYGNYLTYPVLLLIPLITVAALLATRVFIAKRAWWKAWFASSLTIVGATLFGVVGLYPNLFPSSMNPAYSLTIFNSSSSPLTLKIMLGVALTFVPIVLIYQIWCYHLFKDKVTQEDLSAEEAY is encoded by the coding sequence ATGCTGGAGACAATCTGGTTTTTGCTATGGGGCGTGCTGTGGGCCGTTTATTTCATGCTTGACGGCTTCGATCTCGGGCTGGGGACCCTTGTACCGTTCATATCGAGCAATGATACCGAAAAGCGAATAGCCTATAATGCCATGGGACCTGTGTGGGACGGAAACGAGGTATGGCTGATTACCGCGGGTGGAGTCACCTTTGCAGCGTTTCCCACCACCTATGCCGTAATGTTCAGCGCCTTGTACACTCCTCTGTTGCTGCTGCTGTTTGCCTTGATACTGCGGGCGGTAGCTCTGGAATTCAGGGGCAAGTCAGACAATCCCGCATGGCAGAAGCTGTGGGACGTGTGCCTCTTCCTCGGGAGCTTTTTACCTGCCCTTTTGTTGGGTGTAGCGTTCGCTAACATCTTCCGGGGCATACCTATCGACGCGGAAGGCGATTTCCACGGCAATTTGCTCACGTTGCTCAACCCGTACGGACTTTTGGGGGGCATCCTGTTCGTGCTCCTATTCCTCGTTCACGGCTCGTTGTGGCTGGCGATCAAGGCTGAGGCGCCTCTGGAGGATCGAGCGGGAAAAGCAGCCGGAGGGATCTGGTGGGTCCTGCTGGTTGTGGCCGTGATATTCCTCGGAGCCACCTGGTTTGCCACAAATCTATACGGGAATTACTTGACCTACCCGGTGCTCTTGCTGATACCTTTAATAACTGTAGCAGCACTGCTGGCCACACGCGTATTCATCGCAAAAAGGGCGTGGTGGAAGGCCTGGTTTGCATCCTCTCTAACAATTGTCGGGGCAACGTTATTCGGTGTGGTCGGGTTGTACCCCAATCTTTTTCCGTCCAGCATGAACCCGGCATACAGTCTCACGATTTTCAATTCATCGTCCAGCCCCCTTACCCTGAAAATCATGTTGGGTGTGGCATTAACTTTTGTGCCCATTGTGCTCATCTACCAGATCTGGTGCTACCACTTGTTCAAGGACAAAGTGACGCAGGAGGATTTGTCCGCCGAAGAGGCGTACTGA
- a CDS encoding transcriptional repressor → MKPTPPRRMTEQRRVILEELGKLTCHPTAEELYRLVRHKLPTISIATVYRNLEILSDEGSIWKLDVAGTQRRFDANTANHYHIRCDACGRVDDVHMEPVASIEDTAKEFSGYKVLTHRVEFTGICPDCNGNN, encoded by the coding sequence ATGAAACCCACCCCCCCGCGAAGAATGACCGAGCAGCGCCGGGTCATTCTAGAAGAATTGGGAAAGCTGACCTGCCACCCTACCGCCGAGGAACTCTATCGGCTGGTGCGGCACAAGCTTCCCACGATCAGCATAGCGACTGTGTATCGCAATCTTGAGATCTTGTCGGATGAAGGTTCGATTTGGAAACTGGACGTTGCCGGCACACAGAGGCGTTTCGATGCCAACACCGCCAACCATTACCACATCAGGTGCGATGCGTGCGGCCGAGTGGACGATGTCCACATGGAGCCCGTTGCAAGCATCGAAGACACGGCCAAGGAATTCAGCGGTTACAAAGTATTGACACACAGAGTCGAGTTCACCGGAATTTGCCCCGATTGTAACGGCAACAATTGA
- a CDS encoding cytochrome ubiquinol oxidase subunit I, whose translation MDAVWLSRVQFAVATYFHFLFVPLTLGLSVLVAIMETQYVRTGTEEYKRMAKFWGKLFVINFALGVVTGITLEFQFGTNWSRYSKYVGDIFGSLLAIEATLAFFLESTFIGVWIFGWKKLSPKAHAACIWLVAAASNISAYWILVANSWMQHPVGYVIRNGRAELDDFWAIVTQPYAVWMFLHVISGAYILAGFFVMGISGYHLLRNQEVSLFKRSFRIAATFAVIFAIAEIVIGDFHGREMMKAQPTKAAAAESVWETTKGAPMYLFVIPDEANERNKVEFLGIPKLLSWVALGDREGVYKGLKEWPKDQRPPVTATFWSFRLMVALGFFLALVSIIAWFKRNTPESSPGLLRLLIYCIPLPYLAAELGWTVTEIGRQPWIVYGMMKTTDAASKIAGSQVGLSLAAFIVVYTLLGIACFYLVFKYARKGPEPISATKA comes from the coding sequence ATGGACGCTGTCTGGCTTTCCCGGGTGCAATTTGCGGTAGCGACTTACTTCCATTTTCTCTTCGTGCCTTTGACATTGGGTCTCTCCGTTCTGGTGGCAATAATGGAGACCCAGTATGTCAGGACAGGCACCGAAGAGTACAAGAGAATGGCCAAGTTCTGGGGCAAATTGTTTGTCATCAATTTTGCCCTGGGGGTGGTAACGGGAATAACGCTGGAATTCCAGTTCGGGACCAACTGGTCCAGGTATTCCAAGTACGTGGGGGATATCTTCGGTTCTCTCCTGGCAATAGAAGCCACACTTGCTTTCTTCCTTGAATCAACATTTATCGGAGTATGGATATTCGGGTGGAAGAAGCTTTCCCCGAAAGCCCACGCGGCTTGCATCTGGCTCGTCGCCGCAGCCTCGAACATTTCAGCGTACTGGATTCTGGTGGCCAACTCCTGGATGCAGCACCCCGTAGGGTACGTGATTCGCAACGGAAGAGCAGAACTGGACGATTTCTGGGCTATCGTGACTCAGCCGTACGCTGTCTGGATGTTCCTGCACGTCATCAGCGGGGCCTATATCCTGGCCGGTTTTTTTGTCATGGGGATCAGTGGTTACCACTTGCTCAGAAATCAGGAAGTCTCTCTTTTTAAGCGATCTTTCAGGATCGCGGCTACTTTTGCCGTCATCTTTGCCATTGCGGAAATCGTCATCGGTGACTTCCACGGAAGAGAAATGATGAAAGCCCAGCCCACCAAGGCGGCAGCGGCCGAATCGGTCTGGGAAACGACCAAGGGCGCGCCGATGTATCTGTTCGTCATCCCGGATGAGGCAAACGAGCGCAACAAGGTCGAATTCCTTGGTATACCGAAACTGCTGAGCTGGGTGGCTCTGGGCGACCGGGAAGGAGTTTACAAAGGGCTCAAAGAGTGGCCGAAAGATCAGAGACCTCCCGTAACCGCTACTTTCTGGTCCTTCAGGCTGATGGTTGCGCTCGGTTTCTTCTTGGCTTTGGTAAGCATTATTGCCTGGTTCAAAAGAAACACGCCGGAGAGCAGCCCGGGGCTGCTTCGGCTACTCATTTATTGTATTCCCCTCCCTTACCTGGCGGCCGAACTCGGCTGGACAGTCACTGAGATCGGGCGACAGCCTTGGATAGTTTATGGAATGATGAAAACCACCGACGCGGCTTCCAAAATAGCCGGGTCTCAAGTGGGGCTATCGCTCGCGGCTTTTATTGTTGTCTATACCCTGTTGGGTATAGCCTGTTTCTATCTGGTTTTTAAATACGCTCGGAAGGGTCCTGAACCAATTTCCGCGACCAAAGCTTAG
- a CDS encoding rubrerythrin family protein, whose amino-acid sequence MPKAEEFLKGAFAGESQANRKYLAFAVKADKEGYPQVARLFRAAAEAETVHAHNHLRALKGIGTTAQNLEAAIAGETFEFKQMYPEMIEAAKAEGNKEAERSFNYANEVEKVHAQLYQKLLQTLSSSQETYPYYVCPTCGFTAEGSAPDVCPVCRVKGEMFRKID is encoded by the coding sequence ATGCCAAAAGCGGAAGAATTTCTAAAGGGTGCTTTTGCAGGAGAGTCGCAGGCGAATCGCAAGTACCTCGCGTTCGCGGTCAAGGCGGACAAAGAAGGATATCCTCAAGTTGCTCGACTGTTCCGGGCAGCGGCAGAAGCTGAAACCGTTCACGCGCATAATCACCTGAGAGCACTCAAAGGGATCGGCACCACCGCTCAGAATTTGGAGGCTGCCATTGCCGGTGAAACGTTCGAGTTCAAGCAGATGTACCCCGAGATGATTGAAGCGGCAAAGGCGGAAGGGAACAAGGAGGCGGAGAGATCTTTCAACTACGCCAATGAAGTTGAAAAGGTGCATGCGCAGCTTTACCAAAAGCTTCTGCAAACCCTCAGCTCGTCGCAGGAGACCTATCCGTATTATGTGTGTCCTACCTGTGGCTTCACAGCGGAAGGCAGTGCTCCGGACGTATGCCCTGTCTGCCGGGTCAAAGGCGAGATGTTCAGGAAAATTGATTGA